From the genome of Pseudarthrobacter sp. NIBRBAC000502772:
GCTGCCGGGATCCTGGGCATCACGCCCGCGGACATCGTGAAGTCCCTGGTGGTCAAGCACAAGGACGGGACGTTCCTGTTCGCGCTGATTCCGGGCGACCGGCAGATCTCCTGGCCAAAACTGCGGACCCTGGTGGGCGTCAACAAACTCTCGTTGCCGCCCGCGGACGTGGCGCTTGGTGCGACCGGCTACGAACGCGGGACCATCACCCCGCTCGGCAGCACCACCGCCTGGCCGGTGTACGCGGACGCCACCATTGCCGGCCGCCGGATCTCCATGGGCGCCGGCGAACACGGCTACAGCGCGTTTGTGGACGCCGATGCGCTCACCGCAGCACTGGGCGCCGTCGTCGCCGATATCTCCGAACCGAGCTAGCAACGCGGGGTCACTCACGGCCCAATAGTGGGCACTTCAGGGGCATTATGTGACCCCGCGTTGGGTTAAATGCAGGAAAACCCCGCCCACCGAAGTGGACGGGGTTTTCCGTGAAGCGGCGTGAGTTACTTGAGGGTAACGGTTGCGCCGGCAGCCTGGAGCTGCTCCACTGCCTTCTCGGCAGCTTCCTTCGTGACGCCTTCGAGAACAGCCTTCGGAGCGCTGTCAACAACGTCCTTAGCTTCCTTCAGACCCAGGGAAGTGATTGCGCGAACTTCCTTGATCACTGCGATCTTCTTTTCGCCAGCTGATTCGAGGATAACGTCGAATTCAGTCTGCTCTTCAGCTTCTTCAGCTGCGCCGCCACCGGCGGGGCCAGCAACAGCAACTGCAGCTGCAGTAACTTCGAAGGTCTCTTCGAAGAGCTTGACGAACTCGGAGAGCTCGATGATGGTCAGTTCCTTGAAAGCTTCAATGAGCTCTTCGTTGGTGAGCTTCGCCATGGTGTGGCGTCCTTCCTATAGGTGGTGCTTGGCGGCCTGGGCCATTGCCTTCACACCGGAGTCTGGTGGGTGAAGAGAAACTAGTTCTCTTCGGCAGCGGGTGCTTCAGCCGAGGCTTCTGCAACTGCTTCGGGGGCTTCGTCTGCGGCCGGAGCTTCTTCAGCGGCGGGAGCCTCGGCAGCTGCCGGTGCACCGTTCTCTTCTTCAAGCTTGAGGCGCAGTGCGTCAATCGTGCGTGCAGCGGCGGCAGCAGGAGCCTTGAGGATGCCTGCAACCATGGCGAGCTGCCGCTCGCGGGACTCGAGCGCTGCCAGTGCAGAAACTTCGCTGGCGGTCAGTGCCTTGCCCTCGAAGTAACCGGTCTTGATGACCAGCTGCTTGTTGGCCTTGGCAAAATCCGTCAGGCTCTTGGCAGCTGCAACTGCGTCACCCTTGATGAACGCGATTGCAGTGGGGCCGGAGAGCTGGTCGTTGAATGCTTCGACACCAGCTTCCTTGGCTGCAATTGCGGTCAGGGTGTTCTTGACGACCGAGAACTTGGTGTCCTGGCCGAGAGAAACACGCAGCTGCTTGAGCTGTGCAACGGTGAGCCCACGGTATTCGGTCAGGACAGCGGCGTTCGATTCCTTGAAATCGTTAGTGATCTCAGCTACTGCTGAAACCTTTGTAGGCGTTGCCATAACCCTCCTTCCGGGGATAGTGCCGGTATGCGACGGTCCCCGCTCAGATGAGCTAAAACAAAAAAACGCCCCGCGCAGATGCACGGGGCTTGGCTCAACACGGTTTTCACTGTGGAGCGTTGCTTCGTTCACCTGCGCCGGCCGCCCTATGTTCAGGGTCCTTCGTCCAGAAATACATTTGGCCTCCCGCACACAACTGCAGAGTTGAGCTGCGTTCAGGAGAATGGATTTCCAACAACCGACGGTCTTTGGTAGTTCAAGCTTACGGGACGGGCCGCCGGACCACCAAATCGGCCTCAGCTCTTGCTGGTCCCCAGGTGTGGGAGCTCTTTCTGCCAGATGCCGGTCACGCCGGCCGTGGTGAAGCCAAGCTGCTGGTTGACCGTCAGCAGATACCTGTTCTCCGGCGCGTTCCAGGTGTAGATCACCCGGGCGTCGGGGAACTGCTCGGTGAGCCGCTCCATGTTGGCCACCTTGATCAGCAGCCCCAGCTTGTTCCCGCGGTGCTCCTGCAGGACCAGGGTGTCGTCCTGGAACACCACATCGGGCCGGTGCGCAAGGACGCTGATGGTGGTCAGGCCCACCAGTGCCCCGGTGGCCAGATGCTCGACGGCGGTGACCACCGTCCGCCTCCCCTGCGCGATGGTGACCTCTTCCGCCTCGCGGAGGATGCCGCCGTCGAACACCATGTCCTGCTCAACGGGAGTCTCCAGGGAAGGGTCGACGTCGGCGCCCGCCTGGTTTTCGAGCACGGCCACGGCTTCCAGCCACTCATCCGGGCAGCGGTCCGTCCAGTGATGAAGCCGGTACCGCCCGTTGTTGGCTTCATCGGCCTCGGCCTGGAGATCGGCCACGAGTTTGGTGTCCAGGGGCAGTGCACAGGCGCTGAACTGTTCGATGTGCTGCAGTGTGTAGCCCGTCCGGCGCGCGAATTCGACTTCCCGACTGTCCAGCGGCACAAAGCCCTGCCCGGAACCCGGCACCAGCTGGGCCGCCTCGAACTCGTGCAGGGACGCGCCGGGATGGTTGGTGTCAACGAGGATCAGCGTGCGGCCCTCGCTGCGTGCCAGGTGTTCTGCCGCGAGCAGCAGCTTGCGGCCTACCCCCTGGCGCTGGAATTCCGGCAGGATGTCCAGCGTGAACTCCGCCATGTCCAGGTTGTCAGTCAGCGGCAGTGCAATGTCCACCGTGCCGATGATCTGGTCCCCGGCCTTGGCCACCAGGATGATCTGGCGCTCATAGGGATCGGCCAGCTCAAGGAGCTTCTCCAGCGGCGTGTACGCGAGGTCATCACTGCCCCAGGTCTGCATCCGGACTTTGCGGCCCACCTCCACGGCAGCCAGAAAATCCACTGCGTCGGGTGCGTCCACGGTATCCGGGATCCACAACTGCTCGATCCGTACGTCTTCTGCCATCAGGTGCGTCATCCCAGCCGTTTCTGCCATTCGCC
Proteins encoded in this window:
- the rplL gene encoding 50S ribosomal protein L7/L12; translated protein: MAKLTNEELIEAFKELTIIELSEFVKLFEETFEVTAAAVAVAGPAGGGAAEEAEEQTEFDVILESAGEKKIAVIKEVRAITSLGLKEAKDVVDSAPKAVLEGVTKEAAEKAVEQLQAAGATVTLK
- the rplJ gene encoding 50S ribosomal protein L10 gives rise to the protein MATPTKVSAVAEITNDFKESNAAVLTEYRGLTVAQLKQLRVSLGQDTKFSVVKNTLTAIAAKEAGVEAFNDQLSGPTAIAFIKGDAVAAAKSLTDFAKANKQLVIKTGYFEGKALTASEVSALAALESRERQLAMVAGILKAPAAAAARTIDALRLKLEEENGAPAAAEAPAAEEAPAADEAPEAVAEASAEAPAAEEN
- a CDS encoding aminoacyl-tRNA deacylase codes for the protein MAGQADNGSAAVGRQRFLADAAARGLDVQLVERLAARSLEEAAGILGITPADIVKSLVVKHKDGTFLFALIPGDRQISWPKLRTLVGVNKLSLPPADVALGATGYERGTITPLGSTTAWPVYADATIAGRRISMGAGEHGYSAFVDADALTAALGAVVADISEPS
- a CDS encoding GNAT family N-acetyltransferase; protein product: MAEDVRIEQLWIPDTVDAPDAVDFLAAVEVGRKVRMQTWGSDDLAYTPLEKLLELADPYERQIILVAKAGDQIIGTVDIALPLTDNLDMAEFTLDILPEFQRQGVGRKLLLAAEHLARSEGRTLILVDTNHPGASLHEFEAAQLVPGSGQGFVPLDSREVEFARRTGYTLQHIEQFSACALPLDTKLVADLQAEADEANNGRYRLHHWTDRCPDEWLEAVAVLENQAGADVDPSLETPVEQDMVFDGGILREAEEVTIAQGRRTVVTAVEHLATGALVGLTTISVLAHRPDVVFQDDTLVLQEHRGNKLGLLIKVANMERLTEQFPDARVIYTWNAPENRYLLTVNQQLGFTTAGVTGIWQKELPHLGTSKS